In the genome of Gloeotrichia echinulata CP02, one region contains:
- a CDS encoding NUDIX hydrolase, which translates to MTKTYRNPVPTVDIIIELVDRPHRPIVLIQRHNPPLGWALPGGFVDYGEPVEFAARREAQEETGLKVELIEQLLVYSDPSRDPRQHTISIVFLATATGEPVAGDDAKGIGIFESLQVPSNLCFDHDLILQDYWQYRHYGIRPRLGIRE; encoded by the coding sequence ATGACTAAAACTTATCGAAATCCAGTACCGACAGTTGACATCATTATCGAATTGGTTGATCGACCGCATCGACCAATAGTATTAATTCAGCGACATAATCCGCCTTTGGGTTGGGCACTTCCTGGTGGGTTTGTCGATTATGGCGAACCTGTGGAATTTGCAGCCCGTCGGGAAGCCCAAGAGGAAACGGGTTTAAAGGTGGAGTTAATTGAGCAGTTGCTGGTCTATTCTGACCCTAGTCGCGACCCGCGTCAGCATACTATCAGCATTGTGTTTTTGGCGACGGCGACCGGGGAACCTGTGGCGGGTGATGATGCTAAGGGTATAGGGATTTTTGAGTCGTTGCAGGTGCCTAGTAATTTATGCTTTGACCACGATCTCATTCTCCAGGATTATTGGCAATATCGCCATTATGGGATACGTCCGAGGTTGGGGATTAGGGAATAG
- a CDS encoding RodZ domain-containing protein, whose translation MKWLKTKDNQQPTPSVEQQRSEKLAQMGAQLWASRQEQGLSLEEMVVMTRIPRRLLQAIEEGNLNDLPEPIYIQGLIRQFSDALGFNGAEFASNFPIAYERVNLPTTWKTQSISQLRPLHLYLLYIFLIVCSVSGLSQLLNNAALQANNTESKPKSEEDSLLEPVQSQSEQGPQIKPFSNTLSSTNNGQPVEIGVTLKASSWIRVVADGKTAFEGTLPQGTHRTWNAEKQLIVKTDNAGGVLMSVNQQEAKQMGELGKVQEIQIAAKPRF comes from the coding sequence ATGAAATGGCTAAAAACTAAAGATAATCAGCAGCCTACACCCTCAGTAGAGCAACAACGATCTGAAAAATTAGCACAAATGGGCGCTCAACTTTGGGCTTCCCGTCAAGAACAGGGCCTATCACTAGAGGAAATGGTAGTAATGACCAGAATTCCTCGCAGATTGTTGCAGGCTATAGAAGAAGGTAATTTAAATGATCTACCTGAACCGATCTATATTCAGGGTTTAATCAGGCAATTTTCCGATGCATTGGGCTTTAATGGAGCAGAATTTGCTAGTAATTTTCCCATTGCTTATGAGCGAGTAAACCTCCCAACTACTTGGAAAACTCAGTCAATTAGTCAATTGCGCCCTCTTCATCTTTACTTGCTTTACATATTTCTCATTGTATGCTCTGTCAGTGGCTTATCTCAGTTACTGAATAATGCCGCCTTACAAGCAAATAATACCGAAAGTAAGCCAAAGTCAGAGGAAGATTCGCTTTTGGAACCAGTACAAAGCCAATCTGAACAGGGACCGCAAATTAAACCTTTTAGCAACACCCTCAGCAGCACCAACAACGGTCAGCCAGTGGAAATTGGTGTAACCTTAAAGGCATCATCATGGATTCGTGTAGTAGCTGATGGCAAAACTGCGTTTGAAGGTACTCTCCCACAGGGAACTCATCGCACGTGGAACGCCGAGAAGCAACTGATTGTGAAAACAGATAATGCTGGTGGTGTCCTCATGAGTGTCAATCAGCAAGAAGCCAAGCAAATGGGAGAACTTGGCAAAGTCCAAGAAATCCAAATTGCTGCCAAGCCTAGGTTTTAA
- the tatA gene encoding twin-arginine translocase TatA/TatE family subunit: protein MFGLGWPEIAIIAIVAIVIFGPKRIPEVGNALGKTLRGFKEELKKPSDEINQEQEK from the coding sequence ATGTTTGGACTGGGATGGCCAGAAATTGCTATTATTGCTATAGTCGCTATTGTAATTTTCGGTCCGAAAAGAATTCCCGAAGTGGGCAATGCACTAGGCAAAACCCTACGCGGTTTTAAAGAGGAACTGAAAAAGCCCAGCGACGAAATTAATCAGGAACAAGAAAAATAA
- the cphA gene encoding cyanophycin synthetase — MRILKIQTLRGPNYWSIRRHKLIVMRLDLETLAQRPSNEIPGFYEGLVEALPSLEGHYCSPGCRGGFLMRVREGTMIGHIVEHVALELQELAGMHVGFGRTRETATPGIYQVVMEYLNEEAGRYAGRAAVRLCQSIVDRGRYPKAELEQDIQDLKDFWRDSSLGPSTEALIKEAEKRGIPWMQLGARFLIQLGYGVHQKRMQATMTDKTGILGVELACDKEATKRILAAAGVPVPRGTVINFLDDLEEAIQYVGGYPIVIKPLDGNHGRGITIDIRTWEEAEAAYEAARQVSRAIIVERYYVGRDHRVLVVDGKVVAVAERVPAHVIGNGRSSISELIEETNQDPNRGDGHDNVLTKIELDRTSYQLLERQGYTLNSVPPKGTICYLRATANLSTGGIAVDRTDEIHPENLWLAQRVVKIIGLDIAGMDIVTTDISRPLREVDGVIVEVNAAPGFRMHVAPSQGIPRNVAGAVMDMLFPNEQSSRIPILSVTGTNGKTTTTRLLAHIYKQTGKVVGYTTTDGTYIGDYLVEAGDNTGPQSAHVILQDPTVEVAVLETARGGILRSGLGFEYTNVGVVLNVAADHLGIGDIDTIDQLANLKSVVAEAVSPDGYAVLNADDRRVAAMAEKTKANIAYFTMNPDSELVRSHIQKGGVAAVYENGYLSIVKGDWTHRIEKAEQIPLTMGGRAPFMIANALAASLAAFVQNVTIEQIRSGLKTFRASVSQTPGRMNLFNLGSYHALVDYAHNPASYEALGSFVRNWTTGTRIGVVGGPGDRRDEDFITLGKLAAEIFDYIIVKEDDDTRGRPRGSAAELITKGISQVKPNAKFESILDETQAINKGLDMAPANGLVVILPESVSRAIKLIKMRGVKEDIQPQNPTPTVVDSQNGITSSVINTLL, encoded by the coding sequence ATGAGAATCCTCAAGATCCAGACCTTACGCGGCCCAAACTACTGGAGCATTCGACGCCACAAGTTGATCGTCATGCGCCTCGATTTAGAAACCCTTGCCCAGAGGCCCTCAAATGAAATCCCTGGCTTTTATGAAGGATTAGTAGAGGCGCTGCCAAGTCTGGAGGGTCACTATTGTTCGCCTGGCTGTCGTGGTGGTTTTTTGATGCGCGTCCGTGAAGGTACCATGATTGGCCATATCGTGGAACACGTAGCTTTAGAACTCCAGGAATTAGCTGGTATGCACGTAGGCTTTGGTCGTACCCGTGAAACTGCCACACCCGGTATTTACCAGGTGGTGATGGAGTACCTAAATGAGGAAGCGGGACGCTACGCTGGTAGAGCAGCGGTGCGTTTGTGCCAAAGCATTGTTGATCGCGGTCGTTATCCCAAGGCAGAACTAGAGCAAGATATTCAAGACCTGAAAGACTTTTGGCGTGATTCTTCTTTGGGACCTTCTACAGAAGCTTTGATCAAAGAAGCAGAAAAAAGAGGCATTCCCTGGATGCAACTAGGGGCACGCTTTTTAATTCAGCTCGGTTACGGCGTCCACCAGAAGCGGATGCAAGCCACAATGACCGACAAAACCGGCATTCTCGGCGTAGAACTAGCTTGCGACAAAGAAGCCACCAAACGCATCCTCGCCGCCGCTGGAGTACCAGTACCTAGAGGTACTGTGATCAACTTCTTGGACGATTTGGAAGAAGCTATTCAGTACGTTGGCGGTTATCCCATCGTCATCAAGCCCTTAGACGGTAATCACGGACGTGGTATCACTATCGATATCAGAACGTGGGAAGAAGCTGAAGCAGCCTACGAAGCAGCCAGACAAGTTTCCCGCGCAATCATTGTTGAACGTTATTACGTTGGGCGCGACCATAGAGTATTGGTAGTAGATGGTAAAGTAGTCGCCGTAGCTGAACGTGTTCCCGCTCACGTTATTGGCAATGGTAGATCCAGCATTTCCGAATTGATTGAGGAAACAAACCAAGACCCCAATCGCGGCGACGGACATGATAACGTCCTCACTAAAATTGAACTCGACCGCACCAGTTACCAACTACTAGAACGGCAAGGCTACACCCTCAACAGCGTGCCACCTAAAGGCACAATTTGTTACCTGCGGGCAACAGCTAATTTGAGTACAGGCGGTATTGCCGTAGACCGCACCGACGAAATCCACCCAGAAAACCTGTGGTTGGCACAACGGGTAGTCAAGATTATTGGTTTGGACATCGCCGGTATGGATATCGTCACTACCGACATTAGCCGCCCCCTGCGCGAAGTAGACGGTGTAATCGTCGAAGTCAACGCTGCTCCAGGCTTCCGGATGCACGTCGCCCCCAGCCAAGGTATCCCCCGCAATGTCGCCGGCGCAGTTATGGATATGTTGTTCCCTAACGAACAATCTAGCCGCATTCCCATCCTCAGCGTCACGGGCACCAATGGCAAAACCACCACTACCCGACTGTTAGCACATATTTATAAACAGACTGGTAAAGTAGTAGGCTATACGACTACTGATGGTACATATATCGGTGATTACTTAGTAGAAGCGGGAGATAATACTGGACCACAAAGTGCCCATGTGATTCTGCAAGACCCAACTGTAGAAGTAGCCGTATTAGAAACGGCTCGTGGAGGCATTCTCCGCTCTGGATTAGGCTTTGAATACACAAATGTTGGTGTAGTATTAAATGTTGCTGCAGACCACTTGGGAATAGGTGATATAGATACTATCGACCAGCTAGCTAACCTCAAGAGTGTAGTCGCCGAAGCTGTATCCCCCGATGGGTATGCAGTCCTCAACGCCGATGATCGCCGAGTCGCCGCAATGGCAGAAAAAACCAAAGCGAATATTGCTTATTTTACAATGAATCCCGACTCGGAATTGGTGCGAAGCCACATCCAAAAGGGAGGAGTAGCCGCAGTATACGAAAATGGCTATCTATCAATTGTCAAAGGCGATTGGACCCACAGGATCGAAAAAGCCGAACAAATACCGTTGACAATGGGCGGACGGGCACCATTTATGATTGCCAACGCCTTAGCAGCCAGTTTAGCCGCTTTTGTGCAAAACGTCACCATTGAGCAAATTCGTTCAGGCTTAAAGACCTTCCGCGCTTCGGTGAGTCAAACACCGGGACGGATGAATTTATTTAATTTAGGCAGCTACCACGCCTTAGTAGACTATGCCCACAACCCAGCTAGTTACGAAGCTTTGGGTTCTTTTGTCCGCAACTGGACTACAGGGACGCGGATCGGCGTAGTTGGCGGACCTGGTGATCGCCGTGACGAAGATTTTATCACATTAGGCAAACTAGCAGCAGAAATTTTTGACTACATTATCGTCAAAGAAGACGATGATACCAGAGGACGCCCCAGAGGTTCCGCCGCTGAATTAATTACTAAAGGCATTAGCCAAGTTAAGCCAAATGCCAAATTTGAATCAATTCTCGATGAAACCCAAGCAATTAACAAAGGCCTAGACATGGCTCCTGCTAACGGTCTGGTAGTAATTTTGCCAGAAAGCGTCAGCCGCGCCATTAAGTTAATTAAAATGCGTGGCGTCAAAGAGGATATCCAGCCGCAAAATCCTACCCCGACTGTGGTCGATTCCCAAAATGGGATTACATCCTCTGTCATCAATACACTGCTTTAG
- a CDS encoding helix-turn-helix domain-containing protein — MILGFKTQLKVNKQQRLLLAQHAGVARHAWNQGLALCQQVLIHNRTNPDEKIKFPTAIDLHKWLVAAVKSTHPWYYEVS, encoded by the coding sequence ATGATACTAGGATTCAAGACACAACTGAAGGTAAACAAACAACAACGTCTACTACTGGCACAACACGCAGGAGTAGCCAGACATGCGTGGAATCAAGGTTTAGCATTATGTCAACAGGTACTCATACATAATCGGACAAACCCTGATGAGAAAATTAAATTTCCTACAGCCATAGATTTACATAAATGGTTAGTAGCAGCAGTTAAATCTACCCATCCTTGGTATTATGAAGTATCTTAA
- a CDS encoding pseudouridine synthase, protein MEARLQKVLAQWGIASRREAEEMIRRSRVRVNGVLAHLGQKVDPETDAIAIDGKSVSPDQRPNLIYLLLYKPPGVVSTCYDPQGRTTVLDLLPQEFRNGSGIHPVGRLDAESTGALILTNDGDLTFGLTHPSHSISKTYRLMVQGHPPEAVLQMWRRGVILDESKTRPARVRLIESFSTHSCLEIVLQEGKNRQIRRIAEMLGYPVIKLHRTAIGPIQLQISQEPFLHEGNYRSLNDHEIRFLQQQIKQIPIKDSAESRSIR, encoded by the coding sequence ATGGAGGCACGGTTACAAAAAGTTCTAGCTCAATGGGGTATAGCCTCACGACGTGAAGCTGAAGAAATGATTCGGCGATCGCGTGTGCGGGTAAATGGCGTATTGGCGCATTTAGGTCAAAAAGTAGACCCCGAAACAGATGCGATCGCCATTGATGGTAAATCCGTATCCCCTGATCAGCGCCCAAATCTGATATATCTGTTGCTATACAAACCCCCTGGAGTCGTTTCCACTTGCTATGACCCTCAGGGTAGAACCACAGTTCTTGATTTACTCCCCCAAGAATTTCGCAATGGTTCAGGTATACACCCAGTTGGGCGACTAGATGCTGAATCTACAGGAGCATTAATACTTACGAATGATGGAGATTTGACGTTTGGTTTAACTCATCCAAGCCACAGTATTTCCAAGACTTATCGTCTTATGGTTCAAGGACATCCCCCGGAAGCAGTGCTACAAATGTGGCGTCGGGGAGTGATCTTAGACGAGAGCAAAACACGACCAGCTAGGGTGCGCCTCATAGAAAGTTTTTCTACCCACAGCTGTTTAGAAATTGTTTTACAGGAGGGAAAAAATCGCCAGATCCGTCGTATAGCCGAAATGTTGGGCTATCCAGTGATCAAGTTACATCGGACTGCTATCGGTCCTATTCAATTACAAATTTCACAAGAACCCTTTTTACACGAGGGTAATTATCGTTCCCTAAATGATCATGAAATTCGCTTTTTGCAACAGCAGATAAAGCAAATTCCTATTAAAGATTCAGCGGAGTCAAGGAGTATCAGGTAA
- a CDS encoding DUF2993 domain-containing protein has protein sequence MPDPNPNTKSPKKIGIVTKILTQALKLWLRAQVSLVSELEVQIRASDRQIFSGCIPWVSIAASHAVYQGLHVRQVELVAENIQVNIGSVLKGQPLRLLETVPVIGQLIIEEKDLNDSLSSELLSTALNEVLVQVLPEHCPKTKLITWQKIILDNNQMILFGLAITESESTPLEITVGLELLSGHELQLSLLRIQYNMVAEIEGNHKYNLDLGSEVDIQELTLMPDKLVCRGRINVNP, from the coding sequence ATGCCTGACCCAAATCCAAACACAAAAAGTCCCAAAAAGATCGGGATAGTTACAAAAATACTCACTCAAGCTCTCAAACTATGGTTGCGAGCGCAAGTCAGCCTTGTATCCGAGTTGGAGGTACAGATTAGAGCGAGCGATCGCCAAATCTTTTCTGGCTGCATTCCCTGGGTATCTATTGCTGCTAGTCATGCTGTTTATCAAGGTCTCCATGTTAGACAAGTTGAACTAGTCGCAGAAAATATTCAGGTCAACATTGGCTCAGTACTCAAAGGCCAGCCACTGCGACTGTTAGAAACAGTACCTGTAATTGGTCAGTTGATCATCGAGGAAAAGGATCTCAATGACTCCCTGTCATCTGAATTATTATCAACTGCGTTAAATGAGGTACTGGTTCAAGTTTTACCAGAACATTGCCCAAAAACCAAGCTTATTACTTGGCAAAAAATCATCCTTGACAATAATCAAATGATATTGTTCGGTTTGGCGATCACCGAGAGTGAATCCACACCCTTGGAGATTACTGTGGGTTTAGAGTTGCTCAGTGGTCATGAGTTACAGCTATCACTTCTCCGAATTCAGTACAACATGGTAGCGGAAATAGAGGGTAATCATAAATACAATTTAGATCTTGGTTCAGAGGTCGATATTCAAGAACTCACCCTGATGCCTGACAAACTGGTGTGTCGCGGGCGGATTAACGTTAACCCCTGA
- the cbiT gene encoding precorrin-6Y C5,15-methyltransferase subunit CbiT — MPSQLWPYITPGIPDELFEHLPGIPFSQREVRLLLIAQLRLKADSVLWDIGAGTGTIPVEAGLMCPAGQIIAVERDEEVANLIRRNCDRFEVNNVEIIEGSAPDCLHEIKIAPHRVCFEGGRPIQEILQAVWGYLPPTGRVVATAANLESLYAISQSFAQLRAINIEVVQSAVNRLEVRGFSQTFTAVDPIFILSGEKLD; from the coding sequence ATGCCCTCCCAACTTTGGCCTTACATTACCCCTGGTATTCCTGATGAATTATTCGAGCATTTACCAGGAATTCCCTTTAGTCAGCGAGAAGTCCGGCTATTGCTGATCGCCCAACTGCGACTTAAAGCCGATTCAGTGTTGTGGGACATTGGCGCCGGGACAGGTACAATTCCTGTAGAAGCAGGATTGATGTGTCCAGCAGGACAGATTATTGCTGTGGAACGAGATGAAGAAGTAGCCAACCTGATCCGGCGTAACTGCGATCGCTTTGAGGTGAACAATGTTGAAATAATTGAAGGTAGCGCCCCAGATTGTTTACATGAGATTAAAATAGCGCCTCACCGCGTTTGTTTTGAGGGAGGACGCCCCATCCAGGAAATCTTGCAAGCAGTATGGGGTTATTTGCCACCAACAGGTAGAGTAGTCGCCACAGCTGCTAATCTAGAAAGTCTGTATGCTATTTCCCAGAGCTTTGCCCAATTAAGAGCTATAAATATCGAAGTAGTCCAATCTGCGGTCAATCGCTTGGAAGTGCGCGGTTTTTCTCAAACCTTTACCGCCGTCGATCCCATTTTTATCCTCAGTGGTGAGAAACTAGACTAA
- the trmD gene encoding tRNA (guanosine(37)-N1)-methyltransferase TrmD, with amino-acid sequence MRFDIVTLFPDCFTSILSSGLLGKALAKQIAQVHLVNPRDFTTDKHRKVDDEPYGGGVGMLMKPEPIFSAVESLPILPQREVILMSPQGETINQPLLRELATNYDQLVLICGHYEGVDERVLNLVTREVSLGDFILTGGEIPAMALLNGVVRLLPGTVAKTESLTAESFEEGLLDFPQYTRPANFRGWKVPDVLLSGNHAAIAKWRYEQQIKRTGDRRPDLLEKWRQDKASAEGETTNDQ; translated from the coding sequence GTGCGCTTTGATATAGTTACGCTTTTTCCTGACTGTTTTACCTCCATTCTGAGTTCTGGACTCCTGGGTAAAGCCTTAGCCAAACAGATTGCCCAAGTACATCTGGTTAATCCACGGGATTTTACCACTGACAAGCACCGAAAGGTAGATGATGAACCCTATGGCGGTGGGGTGGGGATGCTGATGAAGCCAGAACCCATCTTTAGCGCTGTGGAGTCGCTGCCGATTTTACCGCAAAGAGAGGTGATTTTGATGAGTCCCCAGGGAGAAACGATCAATCAGCCCCTGTTGCGGGAATTAGCCACGAATTATGATCAATTGGTCTTGATTTGTGGACATTACGAAGGGGTAGATGAGCGGGTACTCAATTTAGTCACTCGTGAAGTGTCCCTGGGTGATTTTATTCTGACTGGGGGAGAAATCCCCGCAATGGCTTTACTCAATGGCGTAGTCAGACTATTACCTGGAACCGTCGCCAAAACTGAGTCTCTGACAGCAGAAAGTTTTGAGGAAGGGTTATTGGATTTTCCCCAGTACACCCGTCCTGCTAACTTTCGCGGCTGGAAAGTCCCCGATGTCTTGCTGTCTGGGAATCACGCCGCTATAGCTAAATGGCGCTACGAACAACAAATTAAAAGAACAGGCGATCGCCGTCCCGATCTCCTGGAAAAATGGAGACAGGATAAGGCGTCAGCAGAGGGAGAAACGACAAATGACCAATGA
- the malQ gene encoding 4-alpha-glucanotransferase produces the protein MPFPRSSGILLHPTSFPSRFGVGDLGFEAYRFIDFLKDSYQQYWQVLPLGPTGYGNSPYMCYSAMAGNPLLISPEKLVDEGLLSAADFASIPQFALDKVNFDQVIPLKIGFLKKACENFQAKATPNQRQKFAAFCESKSYWLDNYALFMALKDSHDSASWYTWEPEIAKRTPFALDQAQRQLTTEIFYYKFIQYEFFRQWSELKNYANKNGIDIIGDIPIYVAHDSADVWANPDIFALDEETGEAALMAGVPPDYFSATGQLWGNPVYNWEQLQKQEFKWWVQRFEAMLDYVDIIRIDHFRGFEAYWAVPQGEKTAMNGEWIEAPGEAFFDAIKEKLGKLPVLAEDLGVITPGVEALRDKYEFPGMKVLQFGFGSDPGNPFLPFNYSRNAVVYTGTHDNDTTIGWFNTANDWEKRNLLLYLGGISSDGVHWDLIRLALTSIANLAIIPLQDVLGLGTEARMNFPSIAEGNWEWRYRGEGLTKQLGDRLKDLTTLCGRAPQPK, from the coding sequence ATGCCTTTTCCCAGATCCAGTGGTATTTTGCTGCATCCTACCTCTTTTCCCAGTCGCTTTGGCGTTGGGGATTTAGGATTTGAAGCTTATCGCTTTATTGATTTTCTCAAGGACAGCTACCAGCAATATTGGCAGGTTTTACCTTTAGGACCGACTGGCTATGGTAATTCTCCATATATGTGCTACTCGGCGATGGCGGGAAATCCTTTGCTGATTAGTCCCGAAAAGTTGGTAGATGAGGGTTTGCTGTCTGCAGCTGATTTTGCTTCTATACCACAATTTGCCCTAGATAAAGTAAATTTTGACCAGGTTATACCACTGAAAATTGGGTTTCTTAAAAAAGCCTGCGAGAATTTTCAGGCTAAAGCAACGCCTAACCAGCGGCAAAAATTTGCTGCTTTTTGTGAGAGTAAGTCCTATTGGCTAGATAATTATGCCTTGTTTATGGCGCTCAAGGATTCCCATGATAGTGCTAGCTGGTATACTTGGGAGCCAGAAATTGCCAAGCGGACTCCATTTGCATTAGATCAAGCACAGCGTCAACTGACTACAGAGATTTTTTATTACAAGTTCATTCAATATGAGTTCTTTCGCCAATGGTCAGAACTGAAGAACTACGCTAATAAAAATGGTATCGACATTATTGGCGATATTCCCATTTACGTAGCTCACGATAGTGCTGACGTGTGGGCGAATCCCGATATCTTTGCTTTAGATGAAGAGACGGGAGAAGCCGCACTCATGGCGGGTGTGCCACCAGATTATTTTAGCGCTACGGGTCAATTGTGGGGCAACCCGGTTTACAACTGGGAACAGTTGCAAAAACAAGAGTTTAAGTGGTGGGTGCAGCGCTTTGAAGCGATGCTGGATTATGTCGATATTATTCGCATTGACCATTTTCGCGGATTTGAAGCTTATTGGGCTGTACCCCAAGGGGAAAAAACGGCGATGAATGGTGAATGGATTGAAGCCCCTGGGGAAGCTTTTTTTGATGCGATCAAAGAGAAGTTAGGTAAACTTCCTGTATTGGCTGAGGATTTGGGTGTCATAACGCCAGGGGTCGAAGCACTACGGGATAAGTATGAATTTCCGGGAATGAAAGTTTTACAGTTTGGCTTTGGTTCCGATCCCGGTAATCCTTTTTTACCTTTTAATTACTCACGTAATGCAGTAGTTTATACGGGAACTCACGATAATGATACGACTATCGGCTGGTTCAATACAGCCAATGATTGGGAGAAACGCAATTTGTTACTTTATTTAGGTGGTATTAGTTCTGACGGCGTACACTGGGATTTAATTCGACTAGCTTTAACTTCTATTGCCAATTTGGCAATTATTCCGTTGCAAGATGTTTTAGGATTAGGTACGGAAGCACGAATGAACTTTCCGAGTATTGCCGAAGGTAACTGGGAATGGCGCTATCGAGGGGAAGGATTGACTAAACAATTAGGCGATCGCCTCAAAGATCTGACCACGCTTTGTGGTCGCGCCCCACAGCCTAAATGA
- a CDS encoding phosphatidate cytidylyltransferase: MPWSRIISGIVAIALALFATLLGGWYFTVAIAIVVFLGQQEYFNLVRARGIVPAAKTTIFASLVLLIICTLDGNLADAVMPIAGTCICFYLLFQPKMATIADISASIMGLFYVGYLSSYWVRLRSLGSALTSNLPFGGYWPTVWTDILDQRNFSSLPQGLTATVLTFLCIWASDIGAYIVGKFFGKTRLSDISPKKTVEGAVFGVLASIFVALTGAYYLHFPQFPFTGLALGLVIGIASLLGDLTESMLKRDAGVKDSGQLIPGHGGILDRTDSYIFTAPLVYYFVTLLLPLITDR; encoded by the coding sequence ATGCCTTGGTCTCGGATTATTAGTGGAATTGTGGCGATCGCTCTGGCTTTGTTTGCTACCCTTTTGGGGGGTTGGTATTTTACAGTGGCGATCGCAATTGTTGTCTTTTTGGGGCAACAGGAATATTTTAATTTGGTGCGAGCCAGAGGCATAGTTCCCGCTGCCAAAACCACCATATTTGCAAGTCTTGTCTTACTGATTATTTGTACGCTTGATGGCAATTTAGCAGATGCTGTGATGCCCATCGCTGGAACTTGTATTTGTTTTTATCTGTTGTTTCAGCCGAAAATGGCGACGATAGCAGATATTTCGGCTTCGATTATGGGGCTATTTTATGTAGGTTACTTGTCAAGTTATTGGGTGCGCTTGCGATCGCTTGGTAGCGCACTCACCAGTAATCTACCTTTCGGTGGTTACTGGCCTACAGTCTGGACAGATATTCTAGATCAACGAAATTTCTCCTCTCTACCACAAGGCTTGACGGCGACGGTGTTGACTTTTCTTTGTATTTGGGCATCTGATATCGGTGCTTACATTGTTGGCAAATTCTTCGGCAAAACTCGTCTGTCTGACATCAGCCCGAAAAAAACTGTTGAAGGTGCTGTCTTTGGTGTCCTGGCGAGCATATTTGTCGCCCTAACAGGAGCCTATTATCTTCATTTTCCACAATTCCCCTTCACGGGTCTAGCCTTGGGCTTGGTCATTGGTATTGCCAGTCTTTTAGGCGATCTCACCGAGTCAATGCTCAAGCGTGATGCTGGAGTAAAGGATTCAGGACAGTTGATTCCTGGTCATGGTGGAATATTAGACCGTACTGATAGTTATATTTTTACCGCTCCCCTGGTTTACTATTTCGTCACACTCTTGTTACCCCTCATAACAGATAGATGA
- a CDS encoding cyanophycinase, whose amino-acid sequence MPELKAKSLEMRTPQATKTAVLVIGGAEDKVHGRDILRTFFGRAGASKAYITIIPSASREPAIIGSRYIRIFEEMGAEKVEILDIREREQCENPQIKASLEACSGVFLTGGDQLRLCGVLADTPAMEIIRQRVRAGQLTLAGTSAGAAVMGHHMIAGGGSGETPNRSLVDMATGLGFIPEVIVDQHFHNRNRMGRLISAICAHPDRLGIGIDEDTCAVFERDGWLQVMGKGSVTIVDPTELTHTNEPHVGADEPLTVHNLRLHILSYGDRFHLYQRTVLPAVHRISS is encoded by the coding sequence ATGCCGGAATTAAAAGCTAAATCGCTGGAAATGAGGACACCCCAAGCAACTAAAACCGCCGTTCTGGTTATCGGAGGCGCAGAAGATAAAGTTCATGGACGCGATATCCTCAGAACTTTTTTTGGTCGTGCTGGTGCTAGTAAGGCCTATATTACAATTATTCCATCAGCCTCCCGCGAACCCGCCATCATCGGTAGTCGCTATATTCGCATTTTTGAAGAAATGGGTGCTGAAAAGGTTGAAATTTTAGACATCCGCGAACGGGAACAGTGCGAAAATCCCCAAATCAAAGCATCCTTAGAAGCCTGTAGTGGGGTATTCTTGACAGGAGGAGACCAACTGCGCCTCTGTGGCGTGTTGGCAGACACCCCAGCAATGGAAATTATTCGACAGCGGGTGCGGGCTGGGCAACTTACCTTAGCCGGCACCAGCGCCGGAGCGGCAGTCATGGGGCATCATATGATTGCTGGTGGTGGTAGTGGTGAAACCCCTAATCGTTCCCTAGTAGACATGGCAACGGGTTTGGGGTTTATTCCCGAAGTGATTGTAGACCAACATTTTCACAATCGTAATCGCATGGGGCGATTAATTAGTGCAATCTGTGCCCATCCCGATCGCCTAGGTATTGGGATTGATGAAGATACATGTGCTGTGTTTGAACGCGATGGTTGGCTACAAGTTATGGGTAAAGGTAGTGTCACGATTGTTGATCCTACTGAGCTTACACACACCAATGAACCCCACGTAGGTGCGGATGAACCCCTAACAGTCCATAATTTACGCCTACATATCCTCAGCTATGGCGATCGCTTCCACCTGTACCAGCGGACTGTACTGCCCGCTGTACACCGCATCTCCAGCTGA